GATTGCCTGCTTTCTCACAGGGTCGGACACGTCGTCAAACGTTTTGTTTGGCAACCTTCAGGTGGTGGCTGCAAAGCAGCTTCACTTGAATCCTGTGTTAATGGCGGCCACGAACTCGAGCGGTGCGGTCATGAGTAAAATGATTTCGCCGCAAAACGTGACGACAGGCGTTTCTACGGGTCCTCTTAAGAATCAGGAAGGGCTCGTCATCCGACGCACGTTTATGCACAGCGTTATATTGACGCTGATTCTTGGCGTGTTGGTTTTCCTTCAGGCGCATGTGCTCTCGTTCATGGTTCCGTAGTGTCTTTGCTTACATCTCCATGGTATCACCAGGGGCCGCGCAAGTTGGTCTCTGGTGATTTCTTTTCGCACGAAACCTTGAAGTGTGCTAGAGTGAAAGCAGTGGAGTGTGTATCAGAAATGTGAACGTTTGGTGAAGGCAGGTTCTTGACAATGGAAGATTATACAGTCAAATCAGTGGATAAGGCGTGCCTTTTGCTCGAAGTGGTCAGTCGCTACCCGCAAGGGGTGGCGATTACAGATCTCGCGACACAGGTGGACATGTATAAAAGCACAGTGCACCGCCTTTTAACGACGCTATCGCGACGCGGCTATATTGAGCAAGATGGGCAAACGGGGAAATACAAATTGGGGTATGCCCTGCTCGATTTAGGGATGAAGCTTCTTTCTTCCATTGATTTGCGCGCTGAAGCGGCGATTCCCTTGCGCGAACTCGCGGATTTTTCAAATGAGGTTGTCCATTTGGCACTCCTAGAACGCGGGGAGATCGTCTATATCGACAAGGTGGAGAGTGACAATACGACGCGCATGCACTCGCGTATCGGAAAACGCGTTCCCGTCCACTCGACGAGTTTGGGAAAAGTCATTCTTGCGTATCTTCCTGCGTCAGAGGCGCGCGAGATTTTGAACCAGAATGAGCGGATTCAAATGACCGATCATACGATCGTGCAGGAGGACGAGCTTATGGCGGAGATCGAACGTGTCAAAGAGCGAGGTTATGCATTCGACTTGGAGGAAAACGAGATCGGCGTTTGTTGTATTGCGGCGCCTATTTTCGATCACGCAAACAATGTGGTGGCGGCATGCAGCGTGTCTGGACCGAGCAACCGTATGACGACGGAGCGACTCCACACCTTGATCCCGGTTGTCATGGCGTGCGCCAGACGCATTTCAAACCGTTTGGGGCACGGTGTTTTGACAGAAGAACTGCGCACCCGTGGATAAAAAAGGCTGCCAACCAGGGGTTGGCAGCCTTTTTTGTTAAGCCAACTTCGCGTAGGCAGGTGTCGTCAGAAAATCGACAAAGTTTTCATCGAGTGTAATCGCCGTGAAAAGCTCGGTAGCTTCCCGGAATTTTCCGTTGTCGTACGCATCTGCACCGAGGCTGGCGCGTATCTTTTCATTCTCTTCGCGGACAATCCTTTCAAAGAGCTCTGGCGTGAGCTTGCGCCCGTCTTCGAGCACTCCTTTTTCGTGATGGATCCACTGCCACAACTGGGTGCGCGAGATTTCTGCTGTCGCCGCGTCTTCCATCAGATTGAAAATGGGTACAGCGCCAGATCCGCGCAACCATGCTTCGAGGTACTGAATACCTACACTCACATTGGTCCGCACACCCGCTTCCGTAATGGATCCTTGTGGAACCTCCAACAGTTGGGCGGCAGTGACATGCACGTCTTCTCTCTTGCGATCCACCTGGTTCGGGGTTTTCATGATTTCATCGAAAACTTCCATGGCTACGGGAACCAAGGCTGGGTGTGCCACCCACGTTCCGTCGTGTCCATCTCTCGCCTCGCGCTCTTTGTCTGCCCGCACCTTTGCAAGCGCGTCTTCGTTTGCGACCGGATCATTTTTAATCGGGATCTGCGCAGCCATTCCGCCAATCGCAAACGCGTTTCGCCGGTGGCACGTCTGAATGGTGAGAAGGGAGTAGGCGCGCATAAACGGCACGGTCATGGTGACCTGCGCGCGATCGGGTAGAATGACGTTAGGTTGGTTGCGCAATTTTTTGATGTAGCTGAAAATGTAATCCCAGCGTCCACAGTTGATCCCCGCTGCATGCTCCCTCAGTTCGTAGAGAATCTCGTTCATTTCAAATGTCGCGAGAATTGTTTCGACGAGCACGGTCGCCTTAACCGTTCCCTGTGGAATGCCAAGCGCCTGCTGTGCGCGCACAAAAATGCTGTTCCAAAGGCGAGCTTCTTGATGGCTCTCCATCTTTGGCAAATAGAAGTAGGGGCCAGATCCTTTTTCGAGCAGCGTTTTTGCGTTGTGGTAAAAGTAGAGGGCAAAATCGAGTATCGCACCAGGAATTGCTTTTCCGTCTAACGTGATGTGTTTCTCATCAAGGTGCCAACCGCGCGGCCTAACGATCAATACGGCCGTTTTCTCCTTTAGCCGATAGGCTTTTCCTTCGGGGCTTGTGTAGTCAATCGTGCCTCGAATCGCGTCGCGCAGATTGATCTGTCCTTCAATCGTGTTTTCCCATGTGGGAGAATTCGCATCTTCAAAGTCAGCCATGAAGGTTTTTGCGCCAGAGTTGAGTGCGTTGATGACCATCTTTCGATCGCTTGAAGGCCCGGTGATCTCGACGCGTCGATCCTGCAAATCACTGGGGATTGGGGCTACAGTCCACTCTCGTTCGCGAATGGAGGCTGTTTCTGGCAAAAAGTCAGGGAGTTTGCCTTGGTCGATTTCGTGTTGACGTTCAAGCCTGCGCAAAAGCAAAGCGTCGCGTTCATCGCGAAACGTGCGCACGAGATCGCTTACAAATGCGAGCGCGTCGGGTGTCAGAATCGTTGCGTAGGATTCGCGGTACGCGCCTGTGATGCTCATGCCGTTTGGGGTTTGAAATGGCATGGAATACGCCTCATTTCGTTTAAGATAATGAAACTCTCAACCTAAGTTTATCATATCATACAGTTATGTATTACGGAACATCCATCTGCATTACAGAACGGCGTCGGAGTGAATGTTCACAAAAAAGAAGCATTATATAGTCGAGAACATCTTCACAAAAACCCTGTTATGCAATACACTGTACTATAACAAAAGAAATACACCGTATTGTGTTTTACAGGTGTAGATTGAGGGATGAGAGGAGTCTTCGGATGAGTGATCAAACGAAACTGCAACCCCGCTCCGATGAGGAGAGAGCACGTCAGATGGAAACAGCGTTTCAGGAATCATTTCGCTGGCAGGGGATTAAGCGGCCGTATCGCGCCGAGGATGTGCTTCGTCTGCGCGGCTCTGTGACAATCGAACACACGCTCGCTAAGATGGGCAGTAAACGCCTGTTTGAACTTCTGCACAGTGAACCTTACGTCCCGGCGCTCGGCGCACTCACGGGAAATCAGGCTGTCCAGCAAGTTCGCGCAGGGCTAAAAGCGATCTACCTGAGCGGCTGGCAGGTTGCGGCAGACGCAAATCTTTCCGGACATATGTACCCCGATCAGAGTCTCTATCCTGCAAACAGCGTTCCCCACGTCGTAAAGCGAATCAATCAGGCGCTCTCTCGCGCGGATCAGATCGACCACTCAGAAGGCAGGCGTGACACGTATTGGTTTGCTCCTATTATTGCCGACGCTGAGGCGGGATTTGGCGGCCCGCTCAATGTGTTTGAACTGATGAAATCGATGATTGAGGCAGGCGCCGCAGGCGTTCACTTTGAGGATCAACTCGCGTCCGAGAAAAAATGTGGACACATGGGGGGCAAGGTGCTCATTCCGACAGCACACGCGATCCGCAATCTGGTTGCGGCGAGGCTCGCGGCGGATGTGATGGATGTAGATACGCTGATCATTGCGCGAACGGATGCCAATGGAGCATTCCTCCTCACAAGCGATGTGGACCCGCGCGATCGGCAGTTTCTCACAGGCGAGCGCACCACAGAAGGATTCTTTCGCATCCGCGGAGGGATCGAGTCGGCCATCGCGCGCGGGCTCGCGTATGCGCCGTATGCGGATCTTATCTGGTGCGAGACGTCTGAACCAAACCTCGATGAGGCGCGCCAGTTTGCGGAAGCCATTCATGAAAAACATCCCGGCAAGTTGCTAGCGTACAACTGCTCACCGTCTTTTAACTGGAAAAAGAAACTTCCAGAAGACACGATTGCGACATTCCAACAACAACTCGCAGAAATGGGTTATAAATTTCAATTTGTGACACTCGCCGGATTCCACGCGCTCAATCACAGTATGTTTGAACTGGCGCGCGGTTATCAAGAGCGGGGAATGGCTGCCTACTCTGAACTGCAGCAGGCGGAATTTGCAAGCGAACCGTACGGATACACAGCGACTCGCCACCAGCGTGAGGTGGGTACAGGTTACTTTGATGAAGTCGCCCAGGTGATCGCCGGGGGCAAATCTTCGACGACTGCGATGACAGGTTCTACAGAAGAGGAGCAATTCGTGTAACTCGGATGGTGGAGTGTTGCTGCACACTGAGACTGCATTCGCTCTGACTGATTTCAAACCGATGAGGAGGAGAGAGTATGGAATCGATTCAGCAGCGCATTGAGGCGGAGGATGTTTGTGGGGTGTGCGGTGAACAGCTCTCGGATGCCCACGAGATGATGACGATGACGTGTGAGATATGTGCGCGTCATTCAGAGGAGTGAGAAGAAGGAAGCACGGGTCTATTGCCAGGAGAATGTAAACGGCACGGTTGCGGGTGGGAGTTCCACAGAGCCCACCCGTTTTTTTATGAGTGGAAGTCGCCAGAGCGAAGCAGGTGAGGCATACGAAAGTTGGCGGGCGCGATTGCGCATCACCGTGCGGTTGTTGCATATTGCGCTGTCATGCGATAGTCTACGCGAGTAGGATGGTATTCCTTCCTGAATCTTCAATGATAGGATGATGGTCTCAGTGGGCATTCGCGTAACAGTATGGAATGAATTTCGCCACGAGAAGTCAGATGAAGCCGTACGCGCTGTGTATCCGGACGGGATTCACGAGGCGATCGCGGCACCGCTGCGCGACGCATCGTTTGCGGTTCGCACGGCGACACTCGATGAACCTGAACACGGACTGACGAATGAGGTTCTCGACGCAACCGACGTGTTGATCTGGTGGGGCCATATGGCACACGGGGACGTACAGGATGATATTGTAAAACGTGTTGTGCAGCGCGTCTGGGATGGCATGGGACTGATCGTGCTTCACTCTGGACATTTCTCAAAGGTGTTCAAGACGCTCATGGGGACGTCGTGTGACCTGAAATGGCGGGAGGCTGGGGAGAAAGAACGTCTGTGGGTCGTCAATCCTGCGCATCCGATTGCGCACGGCCTTGAATCGTACTTCGAACTTCCGCATGAAGAAATGTATGGTGAGCATTTTGATATTCCCGATCCAGACGAGTTGGTATTTGTGAGTTGGTTCCAAGGCGGCGAGGTATTTCGCAGTGGTTGTACGTTTCACCGTGGTAACGGGAAGATTTTTTATTTCCGTCCCGGGCATGAGACACACCCAACGTATTTTGACAAAAATGTGCGCAAGGTCATTGAGAACGCGGTGCGCTTTGTGGCTCCGGTTCACGGGGCAAAACCTGTTTACGGCAATGCGAAAGCGCTTGAAGATCTATAAGTTTTGCGTTGTTACAAAAGACCCGACGATTCGCAGTGCGCAGATCGCCGGGCCCTTTTTATAGATAAGACGTAGTTTGGATGGGGGATTCAATGGATGACGAATTGCCCAGGTTGCGCGCCGTCGGAACGCGGGTTTATTATTTCGTTTTACGATACAGAGCGCTGTGATGCGTTTGCCGAGACGATCCCCGTTCGAGTGTATGCGCAGTGGTCGCGCCTCGCGCCGAATCAACTGTTTATAGGTGAACGATTGCTTTTTCAAATGGCAGACTATACGGCGATGGAGCACAATCCTGATACATGGCGTGTCGTGCATAGCGATGCGCCGCTGGAAACCCTCGCCTGGCCAGATGTTCTAAAGATGCGCCCAGGTTTGTTTGTCGATGATCTGATTGAACAAAAGCGATTAAAGATGATGATGCAGCCGATTGTTTCTATAGTCAAAGATGAGCAAGCATCTGTGATCGGCTATGAGATGCTGATTCGCGGAATCGGTGAAGACAATCAGATCATTACGCCGGATCGCATTTTTTCTGTCGCGCGTGATCAAGAGGCACTATTTCGTCTGGATCGCGCCTGCCGCGTCGAAGCGATTGCAACGGCGGGTCAGAATGACTTAACTGAACTCATTTTTGTGAATTTTTTACCGACAGCAATCTATGTCCCTGAGCATTGCCTGCAGACAACGCTTGAAGCGGTAGAGAATTTCGGGATACGCAAACGACAAATTGTTTTTGAGGTTGTCGAGACAGAGCGTGTGGATGATCTGGCACATCTCAAACGGATTTTGAATTTTTATCGGAGTCAGGGTTTTCGCTATGCGCTGGATGATGTTGGGCAAGGATTTAATGATCTGTCGATGCTAACACAGCTTGAACCGGATATTATCAAGCTCGACCGTGCATTTGTGAGCAACATTGACAAGGACGCAGACAAGCGGAGGGTCGCCAAAACGATCTCCAGATTGGCGCAGTCCATAGGCTCTGTGCGTCTGGCTGAGGGCGTCGAGACGAAAGCGGAAGCGGATGTTTTATTGGAACTTGGATTCGGGTGGCAACAAGGATTTTATTATGGGCGACCGTCGTTTCAACCTGTGCCAGGGGAGGCAAAGCGCGCCGAGTAGGCGCGCTTTGCGTCGGACTTGCACTTGAATCAGGTTTGC
This sequence is a window from Ferroacidibacillus organovorans. Protein-coding genes within it:
- the aceB gene encoding malate synthase A, producing the protein MPFQTPNGMSITGAYRESYATILTPDALAFVSDLVRTFRDERDALLLRRLERQHEIDQGKLPDFLPETASIREREWTVAPIPSDLQDRRVEITGPSSDRKMVINALNSGAKTFMADFEDANSPTWENTIEGQINLRDAIRGTIDYTSPEGKAYRLKEKTAVLIVRPRGWHLDEKHITLDGKAIPGAILDFALYFYHNAKTLLEKGSGPYFYLPKMESHQEARLWNSIFVRAQQALGIPQGTVKATVLVETILATFEMNEILYELREHAAGINCGRWDYIFSYIKKLRNQPNVILPDRAQVTMTVPFMRAYSLLTIQTCHRRNAFAIGGMAAQIPIKNDPVANEDALAKVRADKEREARDGHDGTWVAHPALVPVAMEVFDEIMKTPNQVDRKREDVHVTAAQLLEVPQGSITEAGVRTNVSVGIQYLEAWLRGSGAVPIFNLMEDAATAEISRTQLWQWIHHEKGVLEDGRKLTPELFERIVREENEKIRASLGADAYDNGKFREATELFTAITLDENFVDFLTTPAYAKLA
- a CDS encoding ThuA domain-containing protein, whose product is MVSVGIRVTVWNEFRHEKSDEAVRAVYPDGIHEAIAAPLRDASFAVRTATLDEPEHGLTNEVLDATDVLIWWGHMAHGDVQDDIVKRVVQRVWDGMGLIVLHSGHFSKVFKTLMGTSCDLKWREAGEKERLWVVNPAHPIAHGLESYFELPHEEMYGEHFDIPDPDELVFVSWFQGGEVFRSGCTFHRGNGKIFYFRPGHETHPTYFDKNVRKVIENAVRFVAPVHGAKPVYGNAKALEDL
- a CDS encoding IclR family transcriptional regulator produces the protein MEDYTVKSVDKACLLLEVVSRYPQGVAITDLATQVDMYKSTVHRLLTTLSRRGYIEQDGQTGKYKLGYALLDLGMKLLSSIDLRAEAAIPLRELADFSNEVVHLALLERGEIVYIDKVESDNTTRMHSRIGKRVPVHSTSLGKVILAYLPASEAREILNQNERIQMTDHTIVQEDELMAEIERVKERGYAFDLEENEIGVCCIAAPIFDHANNVVAACSVSGPSNRMTTERLHTLIPVVMACARRISNRLGHGVLTEELRTRG
- the aceA gene encoding isocitrate lyase, with translation MSDQTKLQPRSDEERARQMETAFQESFRWQGIKRPYRAEDVLRLRGSVTIEHTLAKMGSKRLFELLHSEPYVPALGALTGNQAVQQVRAGLKAIYLSGWQVAADANLSGHMYPDQSLYPANSVPHVVKRINQALSRADQIDHSEGRRDTYWFAPIIADAEAGFGGPLNVFELMKSMIEAGAAGVHFEDQLASEKKCGHMGGKVLIPTAHAIRNLVAARLAADVMDVDTLIIARTDANGAFLLTSDVDPRDRQFLTGERTTEGFFRIRGGIESAIARGLAYAPYADLIWCETSEPNLDEARQFAEAIHEKHPGKLLAYNCSPSFNWKKKLPEDTIATFQQQLAEMGYKFQFVTLAGFHALNHSMFELARGYQERGMAAYSELQQAEFASEPYGYTATRHQREVGTGYFDEVAQVIAGGKSSTTAMTGSTEEEQFV
- a CDS encoding EAL domain-containing protein, which produces MTNCPGCAPSERGFIISFYDTERCDAFAETIPVRVYAQWSRLAPNQLFIGERLLFQMADYTAMEHNPDTWRVVHSDAPLETLAWPDVLKMRPGLFVDDLIEQKRLKMMMQPIVSIVKDEQASVIGYEMLIRGIGEDNQIITPDRIFSVARDQEALFRLDRACRVEAIATAGQNDLTELIFVNFLPTAIYVPEHCLQTTLEAVENFGIRKRQIVFEVVETERVDDLAHLKRILNFYRSQGFRYALDDVGQGFNDLSMLTQLEPDIIKLDRAFVSNIDKDADKRRVAKTISRLAQSIGSVRLAEGVETKAEADVLLELGFGWQQGFYYGRPSFQPVPGEAKRAE